TGGTTTTAAATATTTCAGCCTTGAAAGATAAAGATTATCAGAAAGTCAGGAAAGATATTTCAGCAGTTGTAAAAGCAGTTAAAGGATTAACATGTAAGGTAATTCTGGAAACATCATTGTTAAGTGACAGGGAAAAAGAAGTCGCATGTAAAATTGCAGGAGAGTCCGGAGCTCATTTTGTGAAAACTTCCACCGGATTTGAAAAAGGCGGAGCTACTGTTGAGGATATAAAATTAATGAGAAGAGCAATATGTAACAATATGGGGATTAAAGCTGCGGGAGGAATCAGCGACTACCAAACAGCATTAAAAATGATAGAGGCAGGAGCAACTCGTATAGGAGCGAGTAAGGGGATAGAGATAGTCAAAGGGGCATATTAGATTTTTACGAATAAATTAGATAATTGAAGGATATTATTATGCGTTTATTATCGTGGAATGTTAATGGATTGAGAGCAATTTATAAAAAGAATTTTTTAGATTGGTTTAATAAAGAGGATGCAGATATTTTCTGCATACAGGAAACCAAATCCCATAAAGAACAATTACCAAAAAAGCTAATTGAAAGACCAGGATATCACAGCTATTTTGCACAGGCAGAACGAAAAGGCTATAGTGGAGTGGGACTTTGGAGTAAGATTATACCTGAAAGAGTATCCTATGAATTAGGATTGCCAAGGTTTGACAATGAGGGCAGATTAATCGAAACAGAGTATAATGATTTTACTTTGTTTAATGTTTATTTTCCAAATGGCAAGGCTTCCAAGAAGCGATTGCAGTATAAAATGGATTATTATGAAACATTTTTAAAAAGAATGAGTGATTTATTGAAAGAGGATAAAAAAATTGTAATTTGTGGAGATGTTAATACTGCTCATCAGGAGATTGATTTAGCGAGACCAAAAGAAAACGAGAAGGTCTCAGGTTTTCTTCCAGTGGAAAGACAATGGATTGATCGCCTGATTGATATTGGTTTTATTGATACCTTTCGATATTTTGAACAAGAGCCAGGCTATTACAGCTGGTGGGATTATAAGACCAGAGCCAGAGAGCGAAATGTCGGATGGAGAATCGACTATTTTTTTGTAAGTAAAAATTTAATAAATAATCTAAAGTCAGCTTTTATTCAATCAGAGGTAATGGGTTCTGATCATTGTCCTATTGGCATTGATTTAATTTTTTAGGAGCAGGGATGGGATTATGATTAAATTTTTACATTTTGCTGATATTCACTTAGGTGTAGAAAACTATGGGCGACTTGACAGTAGTACAGGCCTTCATTCCCGATTGAACGATTTTATAAATTCGTTCAGTACAGCTATAGAGATTGCTATTGAGGAAAAGGTTGATTTTGCTCTTTTTTGTGGAGATGCCTACAAAAATAATAATCCCAATCCTACCCATCAAAGGGAGTTCGCAAGACAAATATATCGATTGAGTAATGCTGAAATACCTGTTGTATTAATTAACGGTAATCATGATAACCCCTTAACCCATGGTAGGGCTAGCGCTTTAGATATTTTTAGTACTTTAAATATTCCCAATACTTATGTTGTTACAAAACCACGACTTATTACTTTAAAAACAGCCAGAGGGATGGTTCAGATAGTTGGAATTCCATGGCCTACAAGAAATGAATACCTTGAAAAAGAAGAGTATAAAAATAGCGATATTGATACGGTTAACAGGAAAATAAGAAAACGACTTTTGAACAAAATAAATTCTTTTATACCAAAATTAAATCTGGAATATCCCAAAATATTGGCAGGACATTTGACAATAGCAGAATCTGTTTTTTCCGGTTCAGAGAACTTTGCGGTTATTGGAAATGACCCGGTGGTACCGGTAAAATATTTCCTGGACTCGGTGTTTGACTATATTGCTCTGGGACATATTCATAAATATCAAAATTTAAATACTACCGGGAATATCCCTGTTGTCTACTCTGGCAGCATGGAAAGAATTAATTTTGGAGAAGAAAAGGAAGATAAGGGATTTTGTATTGGAAGTATTAATAATGGTGGAAATGTCGAATATGAATTTATTTCATTGCCAACACGTAAAATGATAACTATAGATATGGAAATTAAAAATGTAAATAATCCAACGGAATATTTCTTAAACGAAATTGAGAAATACGATTTAAAAGATGCTATTATAAGGATACATTATAATATTTCAGAGGAACAGGAAGGAAGACTTGATTTTAAAAGAATTAACGAGGCATTAAAAGAAGCTTTTTTGGTTACAGGGATAACCAGAAAAATCTTAAGAAAATCAACTTCCAGGAGAAGCAATCTTTCCGAGGAGATGGATGTTTTTTCTGCACTATCAGAATATGTAAAAATAAGTAATTGGCAATCCTGGGAAAAAGAATTAAAAGAATATACATATAACCTTCAACAGGAATTAAAAGAAACCCCCAATGTCATGAAAGGCAATAAAAATGATACCTGTTAAATTACAGATGCACAACTTTCTCAGCTATGGCGAAAATGTTCCTCCTCTTGATTTTACACAATTTAATATCGCCTGTCTTTCAGGTAAGAACGGGCAGGGGAAGTCAGCATTGTTGGACGCGTTAACCTGGGCTATCTGGGGTGAAGGCAGAAAGGCAAGCCAGGATAGAAAGGCAGATAGCGGATTGTTGAAAATTGGTGAAAATCAAATGTGGGTTGATTTAACCATTGACCTGGAAGGTGATAGATATCGTATTATAAGAAAGTTTTCCAATTTTCACAATAAACATCATTCAGAATTAGAACTGCAGGTTTTTGACGGGAAAAAGTCATCTTTTGTTTCTCTGTCTTCTCCCTCAATTCGAGAGACACAAAATAGAATAGGCCGTTTATTGAGAATGGACTATAATACCTTTATTAACTCTGCATTCATATTACAGGGAAGGGTAGATGAGTTTACCCGAAAAAGTGCCAGTGATCGAAAACAGATATTATCTGAAGTTCTTGGATTATCTCATTATGAAGAACTATCTTTATTAGCCAGGAAGTATTTACGAGTAACAGAAACAGAGTTATTGAATATTAAAAACAGATTAGAGCAGTCGAATAAAGAAGTCTCTCAAAAAGAAAACATCAAAGAGGAAATAAAGGTAATTCAGAAAAATGAGAACAACATAAATTCTAAACTTAAAGAGATAAGAGAAAAGATACAGTTTTTTGAGAAAAAAAAGAATCGATTATCTTTTGATAAAGAGAGGGGAAAAGAGCTTAAAAACAGAATTATCTCAGAAAAAGAAGAATTACATGCACTGGAAAGAAAAAAATGTTTTTTAAAGGAAAAAATTAGAGATTATCAAATAATTCTATCCCGGAAAGAAAAGATTTTATCAGATTACAAACAATATCAGTACTTATATGATAAAAATCAAAATATGTTTAACTTGATGCAGGAGTTTCGAAAATTAGATAAATTAAGAGGAGAAATAGAGCAAAAAATTGAAAAAACAAAAAGTACTTTTTTATTAGAGTTACAACAGAAGAAACAGAGATACTCTGAACTAAGAGAGAAGGTAAATTTAGCGATAAAGGTAAAAGAAGAAGTTGAGAATCTAAAATCTAAGGCAAAACAGTGTGATATATTAAGTAAAAAGCAGGAACATATTCAACAAGAAGGAAATCAGTTGAATGTGGAGATTGAGTCAAAAAAGAATAATGTAGAGAGAATCGGTAATGAGATTAAACAAAATTATGAAAAAATTGACCTGTTAATCCAGAGCAAGCAAAAGTATTGTCCATTGTGCGAATCTCCATTAGATGATGACAGAAGGCTAATTATAAGG
The window above is part of the Atribacterota bacterium genome. Proteins encoded here:
- the deoC gene encoding deoxyribose-phosphate aldolase, whose protein sequence is MVEIISKEMAMSLAKKDIAQLIDHTALRPDTTGVQIEILCEEAREYHFYSVCINPYFIPLAKSFLINSGVKICTVVGFPLGASLTSAKEYEAGESVKEGAEEIDMVLNISALKDKDYQKVRKDISAVVKAVKGLTCKVILETSLLSDREKEVACKIAGESGAHFVKTSTGFEKGGATVEDIKLMRRAICNNMGIKAAGGISDYQTALKMIEAGATRIGASKGIEIVKGAY
- a CDS encoding exodeoxyribonuclease III, which encodes MRLLSWNVNGLRAIYKKNFLDWFNKEDADIFCIQETKSHKEQLPKKLIERPGYHSYFAQAERKGYSGVGLWSKIIPERVSYELGLPRFDNEGRLIETEYNDFTLFNVYFPNGKASKKRLQYKMDYYETFLKRMSDLLKEDKKIVICGDVNTAHQEIDLARPKENEKVSGFLPVERQWIDRLIDIGFIDTFRYFEQEPGYYSWWDYKTRARERNVGWRIDYFFVSKNLINNLKSAFIQSEVMGSDHCPIGIDLIF
- a CDS encoding exonuclease SbcCD subunit D, with protein sequence MIKFLHFADIHLGVENYGRLDSSTGLHSRLNDFINSFSTAIEIAIEEKVDFALFCGDAYKNNNPNPTHQREFARQIYRLSNAEIPVVLINGNHDNPLTHGRASALDIFSTLNIPNTYVVTKPRLITLKTARGMVQIVGIPWPTRNEYLEKEEYKNSDIDTVNRKIRKRLLNKINSFIPKLNLEYPKILAGHLTIAESVFSGSENFAVIGNDPVVPVKYFLDSVFDYIALGHIHKYQNLNTTGNIPVVYSGSMERINFGEEKEDKGFCIGSINNGGNVEYEFISLPTRKMITIDMEIKNVNNPTEYFLNEIEKYDLKDAIIRIHYNISEEQEGRLDFKRINEALKEAFLVTGITRKILRKSTSRRSNLSEEMDVFSALSEYVKISNWQSWEKELKEYTYNLQQELKETPNVMKGNKNDTC
- a CDS encoding SMC family ATPase; the protein is MIPVKLQMHNFLSYGENVPPLDFTQFNIACLSGKNGQGKSALLDALTWAIWGEGRKASQDRKADSGLLKIGENQMWVDLTIDLEGDRYRIIRKFSNFHNKHHSELELQVFDGKKSSFVSLSSPSIRETQNRIGRLLRMDYNTFINSAFILQGRVDEFTRKSASDRKQILSEVLGLSHYEELSLLARKYLRVTETELLNIKNRLEQSNKEVSQKENIKEEIKVIQKNENNINSKLKEIREKIQFFEKKKNRLSFDKERGKELKNRIISEKEELHALERKKCFLKEKIRDYQIILSRKEKILSDYKQYQYLYDKNQNMFNLMQEFRKLDKLRGEIEQKIEKTKSTFLLELQQKKQRYSELREKVNLAIKVKEEVENLKSKAKQCDILSKKQEHIQQEGNQLNVEIESKKNNVERIGNEIKQNYEKIDLLIQSKQKYCPLCESPLDDDRRLIIRQNIDRDISGKEHEIKVLTKEIEQLSNRKSVLQDKWKENKHYLKQVDEIKNKIATLSFMLKEGKDAKKQLQVLTEEIKTLEEKIKGKLFALNERKELEDVKNKIQEQGYDDSKYVMVNQELEKLKKAPLYMEKLSEGQKSILDLTKEQKEIENQLESGKKAINNLESHYMKIIKALDELPKYEKMLQCHQKLLFHLQIYHTRLFEKKGAYQEKIEKIIDLQKEAKRYEGKRVHYLRQKEIYKKLAVAFGKNGVQSMIIENAIPELEDEANEILAQLSNEKTTISLESLKELKSGDLRETLDIKIHDDVGIRPYELYSGGETFRIDFAIRISLSKLLAYRAGARLKTLVIDEGFGTQDEDGLEKLIQAIHAIQNDFEKILVITHLPLLKDAFPVRIEVWKDPALGSQFDLIHL